The Heliorestis convoluta genome includes the window GGAAGAAGGATTAATTTTTGCTTTTTTTTCATTTTATGTTTTTCCATTGTCTCTACCATCTTCTCTATCATCTTTACAAAGAGGTTGTCTGCACTTCTACATTCCCTACTGTTTCTTTTCTGAATTATTTCTGATATCTTTACCAACTTGCAAGGTCTTTTCGATGGCCCTTTTCAGGTCTTTGTAGTCATGGGTAGCCATGATAGAATAGCGCAAGCGGCTGGTGCCTTGGGGAACCGTAGGGGGTCGAATTGCCGGTACATAGATGGCTTCTTCAAAAAGCTTTCTACTCCATTGCAAAGCAAGGTCAGCATCCCCTACTTGTAACGGAATAATGGGGCTGTTGTCCATAGGGACAGAGAAGCCGTTGTTATTGAGCTCACCTCGAAACCACTGTGCTTTCTCTAAGAGGCTTTTTCTCCGTTCTGGTTCCTTTTGAATAATTTCTAGCGCTTGTAGTGAAATGGCGATGGTGTGTGGCGCCGGTGCTGTGGAGTAGATGAAGCTTTTGGCTTTATGGCGAATGTAGTCTATCATGCTTTGCTTCCCGGCAATATAACCGCCTTCGCTGGCAAAAGCTTTGCTTAAGGTACCCATTTGAATATCGACTTGATCTTGTAAATTAAAGTGAGCAACAGTGCCACTGCCTTTTTTACCTAGAATACCTGTGCCATGGGCGTCGTCAACCATGGTTAGCAAGTTGTGTTCTTTTGCCAACCTTACGATTTCCGGAAGAGGCGCTATGTCACCGTCCATGCTAAAGACACCGTCGGTGATGATCAATCCTTTGCCTTTGTTATGGTACCGTTTTATCTTTTTTTCTAAATCGACCACGTCACAATGCTTATATACGACAAGTTTCGCGCCACTTAAGCGGCAGCCGTCAATAATACTGCCGTGGTTTAAACGATCGCAAAAAATGACCCAATCGGGATCGGCCAGCGCAGAGATAGTTCCTACATTGGTAGCATAACCTGTGCTAAAGACGATCGCTTTCTCTGTTTCTTTGAAGGCAGCTAGCTTTTCTTCTAGTTCTTGATGCAGCTTGTAGCTCCCTGTGGTAAGGCGTGAACCACCGGAACCGACGCCGTATTCTTGAATTGTACGAATGGCAGCTTCTTTCATGCGCTCATCGTTGCATAAGCCTAAGTAATTGTTCGATGAGAGCAGCAGTACTTTTTGACCTTCAATGATTGTGTAGGGATCTTGTGCTGCTTCCAGATAGTTTAATTTTCGATAGAGGTCTTTGGCGCGTAGCGACTCTAGGGTTTCTGAGAAATTGTACATTATATTTCAATCCGTCCTGTGCTATCTCTTGGATCCTCTATCTCCTGTATCTTCATAAAATTGAACTGGGTAAATACTTCTTTAAGATTACCGGCTTCTAGATTTTCTACCTGTAATGCCTCTATGGCTGGTATAACGGCTAAGACGGGAAGCTGGGTGATTTTACTGACCGTTTTAATATTGTCATTTTCTAAGAAGCTTCCTCGGTAATTATTGAAGATAAGGCCTTCTATTTTGATGCCGAGTTGCTCTGCCATTTTACAAGTTAAGTAGCTATGATTGATAGTTCCTAAGGTTGTTTTGGTAACGAGAAAGCAGCTTATGTCTAATTCTTTGATGAGTTCGTATTGCATATAGCCTTCTTCTGTTAAGGGAACAGCAAGACCGCCACAGCCTTCTACAATTAGGACGTCGTATTGTGCTTTTAGCTGCTTGTAGGTTTCTACAATCGCTGGAATGTCTACTTTTTTCTTTTCCATTCTTGCAGCGAGGTGCGGTGAGACGGCTGTTTTATAGCGAAAGGGGTTAATACGATCATCCTCTTCATCAAGGCCCGATACTTTTTTGACGAAAGAAAGATCGTAGGAGAAGAGTTCCCCTTCTTTTTCAATGGCGCCGCTGGAAATCGGTTTGAAATAGCAAGCGTTATGGCCTTTTTGAAGAAATTGGTACATTAGGCCGGCTGATATGACTGTTTTGCCTACATCGGTGTCGGTTCCAAGGATAAAGATGGCTTTTGTCAAGATTTATACCTCCAGACCGGCATCGCGAATCATTTTGATATCATCGGCGATGGAATTGCCGAGTGTAGTTAGATAGTTGCCTACGAGGGCGGCATTTACGCCTGCTTGAAAGCCTTTTTGTTGTTCTTGGCCAAGGGCGCTTCGGCCACCGGCGTAGCGAATGGTGCCATGAGGGATAATGAGGCGGAAAAGGGCAAGGGTTTTTAAGATTTCTTCCGGCTTTAAAATTTCCATATCTTCAAGTGGTGTGCCTTTAATGGGGTTGAGGATATTGATGGGAATCGATGGAACGCCCAGTTCTCGTAGTTCTAAAGCCATTTGGATCCGATCTGCCATTGTTTCACCCATGCCGATGATGCCACCACTGCAAACGTCAAGGCCTGCTTGTAAGACGTTTTGAATGGTTGTAATGCGATCCTCGTAGCTGTGGGTATCACAGATCTGGCTGTAAAAGTCGCGGCTTGTTTCGATGTTATGATGATACGATGTAATGCCTGCTTCTTTTAAATGTAAAGCTTGTTCGAAGGTAATAGTGCCAAGGGAAGCGCAGAGCAAGAGCTTTGTTTCCTGGCGCAACGTTGCAATGGTATCTAAGACTTGTTCAAAATCTTTTTTCGAGAGCTTTCCGCCACTTGTGACAATGGAAAATCTATGTACACCTTCGGCTTCATTTTTTTTGGCTTCTTCTACGATGCGTTCTTTCTCGAGAAGTGGGTATTCAGGAATGTTGGTATTGTAATGAGCCGATTGGGCACAGTATTTGCAGTTTTCAGCACATTTGCCAGACTTGGCATTGATAATGGTACAAAGATCAACGTGATCGCCTTTATACTTTTGACGGATTCTATTGGCGAGTGCGAGTAAAGCTTCTGTGTCAATCGACTCTTCAGCCAGTTGTAAGGCTTCTTCGTAGCTAAGAAGAGCACCACTTTCAAGCTTAGTCTCTATCTGTGTTAATAGTTGACTCAACTTTATCCCACCTTTTCATCATTCTATAATAGTTCCACTATTTCCTATCATAGCCAGTGGGAAAGTGATTGTCAATTGTGGTGTTGTCTGTAGGTTGACAATTGTTTTTGTGAAAAAAAGAGTACCTGCAAAAAAGCAGATACTCTTTTTTCTTGGCTTCTATCCTTGCCCTTTTACAGAAATCATTCTTTATTGTGATGAGTTACCTAAGGGATTTACAGTTTGCTTAATAGGTCAAACCATATTCAGCAGGATCACGATGAGCGTCAGGGAAAAAGAGAGGTGATCCGTACTTGTCAACGCCAAAGTCAGCGATGATTTGCTGTGCTTTTTCTGAAACCATAAACTCTACAAAAGCTTTGGCACCTTCTGCATTGATCAAGGAAGACTTTTCTGGATTCACTTGTGCTACGTGGTAGATATTCAGAAGATCTTTTTCTCCTTCAAGCAGGATTTCAAGGTGTAAGTTGTCTTTTAGAGCCAGGTAGGTACCACGATCGGTAAGGGTGTAACCGCTTTTTTCGGAAGCAACGTTCAACGTTGGCCCCATGCCGCTTCCTGTCTCAATGTACCAAGAACCGCGCGGTTCCATGGAGGCTTTTTCCCAGATGGCTAACTCTTTTTTGTGTGTGCCTGAATCATCAGCTCGAGAAACAAAAAGCTTTTCTGCTTCGGCAATTTTCTTAAAAGCTTCTGCTGAGGTGGTAAGGCCTTTGATGGCAGCTTCGTCGTCAGACGATCCTACAATGACGAAATCATTGTGCATAACGAGACGATAGTTCAGAATATCACCTTTGTCATAAAGCTTTCGTTCTGCTTCCGGAGCATGGGTCAAAAGTACGTCAGCGTCACCTTTTTCACCCATGGCCAGTGCTTGTCCCGTACCCACGGCAATAGTTTTTACAAAGTAGCCATGCTCTTCCATGAAAACAGGCAAAAGAGCGTCTAAAAGACCGCTATCTTGGGTGCTTGTGGTGGTTGCTAGAATTAGATTTTCTTTAATGTCTTCTGTTTTACCTTCTTGGTTGGTGGTACCACAACCTGTTAACGTAACAAATAGAGCAAGAATCAAAAGAATGGGGAGAAACTTTTTTACTTTTCCATGTTTCAAGTCAATGCGACCTGCCTTTCTTACGTGTAAATGGTTTTGATGAAGCTACAAAAGTTTATATAAGATTATCCTGATACTTGCAAGCCCTTAAAAAGGACTATAAAAAACAACACTTCCTCCTTTCCATAAATATAGAGTCGCGGAAAGGAGGAAGTGTTTTAAAACCAAATTTAAAACCTTCTTTACAAAGTTCTTAATGAGTCTCCTTTCCACAATGGGAGGCTAGGAAGTTTCCTTCGCTAACCCTACAGACTGGGAAACCATGCTACCGTCCATAAGCGATAAGTGGTAGTGTAGGCAAACCAGTTCGGAGTATGAAGTTTTTGATGGCATGTAGGCAGTTGCTTTCTACAGAGAAGTTACTTCACACCTACAGTACAATCTACTCTACATAAAAAATATTCTACAGTGAATGGCAATGTCCTTTTTTTCGATAACCAGAAACCTACTATGTTCTTTCATA containing:
- a CDS encoding substrate-binding domain-containing protein, producing MKHGKVKKFLPILLILALFVTLTGCGTTNQEGKTEDIKENLILATTTSTQDSGLLDALLPVFMEEHGYFVKTIAVGTGQALAMGEKGDADVLLTHAPEAERKLYDKGDILNYRLVMHNDFVIVGSSDDEAAIKGLTTSAEAFKKIAEAEKLFVSRADDSGTHKKELAIWEKASMEPRGSWYIETGSGMGPTLNVASEKSGYTLTDRGTYLALKDNLHLEILLEGEKDLLNIYHVAQVNPEKSSLINAEGAKAFVEFMVSEKAQQIIADFGVDKYGSPLFFPDAHRDPAEYGLTY
- the bioF gene encoding 8-amino-7-oxononanoate synthase, translated to MYNFSETLESLRAKDLYRKLNYLEAAQDPYTIIEGQKVLLLSSNNYLGLCNDERMKEAAIRTIQEYGVGSGGSRLTTGSYKLHQELEEKLAAFKETEKAIVFSTGYATNVGTISALADPDWVIFCDRLNHGSIIDGCRLSGAKLVVYKHCDVVDLEKKIKRYHNKGKGLIITDGVFSMDGDIAPLPEIVRLAKEHNLLTMVDDAHGTGILGKKGSGTVAHFNLQDQVDIQMGTLSKAFASEGGYIAGKQSMIDYIRHKAKSFIYSTAPAPHTIAISLQALEIIQKEPERRKSLLEKAQWFRGELNNNGFSVPMDNSPIIPLQVGDADLALQWSRKLFEEAIYVPAIRPPTVPQGTSRLRYSIMATHDYKDLKRAIEKTLQVGKDIRNNSEKKQ
- the bioD gene encoding dethiobiotin synthase codes for the protein MTKAIFILGTDTDVGKTVISAGLMYQFLQKGHNACYFKPISSGAIEKEGELFSYDLSFVKKVSGLDEEDDRINPFRYKTAVSPHLAARMEKKKVDIPAIVETYKQLKAQYDVLIVEGCGGLAVPLTEEGYMQYELIKELDISCFLVTKTTLGTINHSYLTCKMAEQLGIKIEGLIFNNYRGSFLENDNIKTVSKITQLPVLAVIPAIEALQVENLEAGNLKEVFTQFNFMKIQEIEDPRDSTGRIEI
- the bioB gene encoding biotin synthase BioB translates to MSQLLTQIETKLESGALLSYEEALQLAEESIDTEALLALANRIRQKYKGDHVDLCTIINAKSGKCAENCKYCAQSAHYNTNIPEYPLLEKERIVEEAKKNEAEGVHRFSIVTSGGKLSKKDFEQVLDTIATLRQETKLLLCASLGTITFEQALHLKEAGITSYHHNIETSRDFYSQICDTHSYEDRITTIQNVLQAGLDVCSGGIIGMGETMADRIQMALELRELGVPSIPINILNPIKGTPLEDMEILKPEEILKTLALFRLIIPHGTIRYAGGRSALGQEQQKGFQAGVNAALVGNYLTTLGNSIADDIKMIRDAGLEV